The Archangium primigenium genomic interval AAGAAGGGCATCCATGTCGCCACGCCGGTGTTCGACGGCGCGCGCGAGACGGAGATCCACTCGCTCTTCGACGAGGCCCGTCTGCCGCGCACCGGCCAGATGGTGCTCTTCGACGGCCGTACCGGTGAGCCGTTCGACCAGAACGTCACCGTGGGCGTCATGTACATGCTCAAGCTGCACCACCTGGTGGACGAGAAGATCCACGCCCGCTCCATCGGGCCCTACTCGCTCGTCACCCAGCAGCCCCTGGGCGGCAAGGCCCAGTTCGGCGGTCAGCGTCTCGGCGAGATGGAAGTGTGGGCGATGGAGGCCTACGGCGCCGCGTACACGCTCCAGGAGTTCCTCACCGTCAAGTCCGACGACGTGGTGGGCCGCACGCGCATGTACGAGGCCATCGTCAAGGGCGACAACGTGCTCGAGTCCGGTCTGCCCGAGTCGTTCAACGTGTTGCTCAAGGAGCTCCAGTCGCTCGCCCTGGACGTGGAACTCTTGGAGAGCGCGCCCCCCGAGCGCCAGCGTTCGTTCTCGGGTGACTTCGGTGGCGGCAGCGACGGCGACGACCGGGTGAAGACCGGCACGGAAGCCTAAGTCAGCGTGCCTTCCCCCCGGCGCCCGCCCCCTGAGCGGGCGGGCGCTGGCGGGTCGGCGAAACGAATTAGCGCTCACGCGCTCAAAAGACGTTCGGAGGCAACGTGAAGGACATTTTCAACTTCTTCGAGAAGCCGAAGGATCCGCTCTCGTTCAACGCCATCCGCATCGCGCTGGCGTCGCCGGACAAGATCCGCCAGTGGTCGCACGGCGAGGTGAAGAAGCCCGAGACGATCAACTACCGGACCTTCAAGCCGGAGCGGGACGGTCTGTTCTGCGCCCGCATCTTCGGCCCGGTGAAGGATTACGAGTGCAACTGCGGCAAGTACAAGCGCATGAAGCACCGCGGCGTCGTGTGCGAGAAGTGCGGCGTGGAGGTCATCCAGTCCAAGGTGCGCCGTGAGCGCCTGGGCCACATCACGCTCGCCACCCCCGTGGCGCACATCTGGTTCCTCAAGTCGCTGCCCTCGCGCATCGGCAACCTGCTCGACATCACGCTCAAGGAGCTCGAGAAGGTCCTCTACTGCGAGAGCTACATCATCATCGATCCCAAGGCGACGCCGCTGACCAAGGGCGAGCTCGTCAGCGAGGAGAAGCTCCACCGGCTCTACGAGGAGCACGGCGAGGAGTCCTTCTCCGCGGGCATGGGCGGTGAGGCGGTGCGCGAGATGCTCAAGTCGCTGGACGTGATCCGTCTGTCCGAGGATCTGCGCCGCGACATGCGCGAGACCAACTCCGAGGCCAAGAAGAAGAAGTACGCCAAGCGCCTCAAGGTGGCCGAGGCCTTCCGGATGTCGGGCAACAAGCCCGAGTGGATGATGCTGGACGTCATCCCCGTCATCCCGCCCGACCTGCGTCCGCTCGTCCCCCTGGACGGTGGCCGCTTCGCGACCTCGGACCTCAACGACCTGTACCGCCGCGTCATCAACCGCAACAACCGTCTCAAGCGGCTGCAGGAGCTCAACGCTCCGGACATCATCATCCGCAACGAGAAGCGGATGCTCCAGGAGGCCGTGGACGCGCTGTTCGACAACGGCCGCCGCGGCAAGACGATCACCGGCCCCAACAAGCGGCCGCTCAAGTCGCTGTCCGACATGCTCAAGGGCAAGCAGGGCCGGTTCCGTCAGAACCTGCTCGGCAAGCGCGTGGACTACTCGGGCCGTTCCGTGATCGTGGTGGGCCCCGAGCTGCGCCTGCACCAGTGCGGTCTGCCCAAGATCATGGCGCTCGAGCTCTTCAAGCCGTTCATCTACAACAAGCTCGAAGAGAAGGGCTACGTCACCACCATCAAGAGCGCCAAGAAGATGGTGGAGAAGGAGCGTCCCGAGGTGTGGGACATCCTCGAGGACGTGATCCGCGAGCACCCGGTGCTCCTCAACCGCGCCCCCACGCTGCACCGTCTGGGCATGCAGGCCTTCGAGCCCGTGCTCATCGAGGGCAAGGCCATCCAGCTGCACCCGCTCGTGTGCGCCGCGTTCAACGCGGACTTCGACGGTGACCAGATGGCCGTGCACGTGCCGCTGTCCATCGAGGCCCAGATGGAGGCGCGCGTGCTGATGATGTCGACGAACAACATCCTCAGCCCCGCCAACGGCAAGCCCATCATCGTCCCCACGCAGGACATGGTGCTCGGCATCTACTACATGACGCGCGCCCGTGAGTTCGCCCACGGCGAGGGTCGCGTGTTCGCCTCGCCCGACGAGGTGCGCGCCGCCTACGACCATGGCGAGGTGCACCTGCAGGCGAAGGTCGTCTGCCGCATCCTCGGCAAGCGCAAGGAGACCACCGTCGGCCGCGTCCTGCTCTGGGACATCGTGCCGCGCAAGGTGGGCTTCGACGCCATCAACAAGGTGCTCGACAAGAAGTCGCTCGGTGGACTCATCGACCTCTGCTACCGCCTCACCGGCGAGAAGGAGACGGTGCTGCTGGCCGACCGCATCCGCAGCCTCGGCTACACCAACGCCACCCGGGCCGGCATCTCCATCGCGCTCAAGGACATGATCATTCCTGCCAAGAAGCAGGAGTTCCTGGACTACGCGCGCAAGGAAGTGGCGGAGATCGAGAACCAGTACCTCGAGGGTCTCATCACCGACGGCGAGCGCTACAACAAGGTCATCGATATCTGGGCGGAGATCACCGAGAAGGTGGCCGCCGAGATGATGCAGCAGATCTCGCAGGAGGAGACCACCGGCGAGCGCGAGGGCAAGAAGGAGACGCGCAAGCAGCCGTCCTTCAACCCCATCTACATCATGGCCGACTCGGGTGCCCGCGGCAGCGCCCAGCAGATCCGCCAGCTGGCCGGTATGCGTGGCCTCATGGCCAAGCCGTCCGGTGAAATCATCGAGACGCCCATCACGGCGAACTTCCGTGAAGGCCTCTCGGTGCTCCAGTACTTCATCTCCACCCACGGCGCCCGCAAGGGTCTGGCGGACACGGCCCTCAAGACGGCCAACTCCGGCTACCTGACCCGCCGTCTCGTCGATGTGGCCCAGGACGCCATCATCAACGAGTACGACTGCGGCACCATGGACGGCCTGTTCATCGGCGCCCTCGTCGAGGGCGGTGA includes:
- the rpoC gene encoding DNA-directed RNA polymerase subunit beta', coding for MKDIFNFFEKPKDPLSFNAIRIALASPDKIRQWSHGEVKKPETINYRTFKPERDGLFCARIFGPVKDYECNCGKYKRMKHRGVVCEKCGVEVIQSKVRRERLGHITLATPVAHIWFLKSLPSRIGNLLDITLKELEKVLYCESYIIIDPKATPLTKGELVSEEKLHRLYEEHGEESFSAGMGGEAVREMLKSLDVIRLSEDLRRDMRETNSEAKKKKYAKRLKVAEAFRMSGNKPEWMMLDVIPVIPPDLRPLVPLDGGRFATSDLNDLYRRVINRNNRLKRLQELNAPDIIIRNEKRMLQEAVDALFDNGRRGKTITGPNKRPLKSLSDMLKGKQGRFRQNLLGKRVDYSGRSVIVVGPELRLHQCGLPKIMALELFKPFIYNKLEEKGYVTTIKSAKKMVEKERPEVWDILEDVIREHPVLLNRAPTLHRLGMQAFEPVLIEGKAIQLHPLVCAAFNADFDGDQMAVHVPLSIEAQMEARVLMMSTNNILSPANGKPIIVPTQDMVLGIYYMTRAREFAHGEGRVFASPDEVRAAYDHGEVHLQAKVVCRILGKRKETTVGRVLLWDIVPRKVGFDAINKVLDKKSLGGLIDLCYRLTGEKETVLLADRIRSLGYTNATRAGISIALKDMIIPAKKQEFLDYARKEVAEIENQYLEGLITDGERYNKVIDIWAEITEKVAAEMMQQISQEETTGEREGKKETRKQPSFNPIYIMADSGARGSAQQIRQLAGMRGLMAKPSGEIIETPITANFREGLSVLQYFISTHGARKGLADTALKTANSGYLTRRLVDVAQDAIINEYDCGTMDGLFIGALVEGGEIIEALGERILGRVALDDILDPVTNDVLVRANEEIDEDRVKKIENSGLDKVKIRSVLTCQAKRGICVECYGRDLARGRKVSVGEAVGVIAAQSIGEPGTQLTMRTFHIGGAAQRRAEQSSLENRNAGTVKFSGLNTVQRKDGSLVAMNRNGELVIIDESGRERERYQVIYGARILVKEGQKLEANTLVAEWDPFAIPLLTEVGGTVRFDDIIEGVTMNESLDEVTGLTRKTIIESKDPDARPHITLRDEQGNLKDLVSSKGQASYFLPQGSIITVNDGDEIHAGEVIAKVPRETTKTKDITGGLPRVAELFEARKPKDAASIAEIDGVVSFGKDTKGKRKLIITPEVGGELRTDLAKEYLISKGKNISVHAGDRVKAGEALMDGSANPHDILKVLGEKALAGYLVDEVQEVYRLQGVKINDKHIEVIVRQMLRRVRVTDVGDTSFLVDEQVEKWVFEEENEKIMANGQRPGVGEPLLLGITKASLSTESFISASSFQETTKVLTEAAINGKVDYLRGLKENVIMGRLIPAGTGLPNYKHLDIAVESPADEISEMEAALAATHGDDVLPALSSSGGRSEGSQSSGAA